CATTGCTACACGTTTGCTAAAGAAATATCTGCACCAGCCTTACGGGTTCTTTCTCAGCCAGAATACGTCTCAAATGGCGAAGCAAATTCTGAGCGAGACCAATGAGCTGGCGAATGGCTTCCTGCTGTCACTGGCTGTATTAATTGCTAAATCGTTTGTCGCATTTGTGATTTTTGCACTCCTGGTGCTGGTGGATCCGTATCTGGCTGTGATGATGTTTGTCATTTTTGGCAGCATCTACGCGGTGATGTATACAGGACTTCGAAAATATCTCACCCGGCTCGGAGAAATCAGGTTTGGAGCCAACGAGCAGCGCTTCAAATCTGCGAGTGAGGCTTTTGCCGGCATCAAAGTGGTCAAGATGAGTGGGACGGAAGCCTTCTTTGCCAACCGTTTTGCGACGGCGTCTTCCTTGTTCTGCAAGGTGGAGCCCAAGCGCGAGGCGTCGTTTGTAATACCCGTTTATTTTGTGCAAACGCTTGCGTTCGGCGCAATTCTGGTCTTTATCCTCTACCTGTTGTCGACAGGCCGCGGATTGCAGGATGTTATTCCCCTGTTGTCGTTGTACGCATTGGCCGGCTACCGTTTGTTGCCGGCATTGCAGCAGGTATACAGCTCGCTAGCAAAAATTCGTTACCAGAAACCCATTGTTGATACCATCTGTGGTGTCTTGCATGCATATTCTAGTACATTCATGTTCCAATCTGCCACACCGTCCTATGCCTATGGCTATGCCCCAAACTTGCACAGCCATAAATGCAGACAAAGAC
This genomic interval from Bacteroidota bacterium contains the following:
- a CDS encoding ABC transporter transmembrane domain-containing protein; translation: MFDTLNKLRVILTRREGRTFCVLLVVIVFMGLFELAGIASIMPFMKLVSQPDAIAESAWLMKAYTFFDFSSERQFLFALGLTVLSLLTLANMLTVVTLWLQHKFAWSSAHSIATRLLKKYLHQPYGFFLSQNTSQMAKQILSETNELANGFLLSLAVLIAKSFVAFVIFALLVLVDPYLAVMMFVIFGSIYAVMYTGLRKYLTRLGEIRFGANEQRFKSASEAFAGIKVVKMSGTEAFFANRFATASSLFCKVEPKREASFVIPVYFVQTLAFGAILVFILYLLSTGRGLQDVIPLLSLYALAGYRLLPALQQVYSSLAKIRYQKPIVDTICGVLHAYSSTFMFQSATPSYAYGYAPNLHSHKCRQR